The Antarcticibacterium sp. 1MA-6-2 genome has a window encoding:
- a CDS encoding TonB-dependent receptor — translation MIFRLSLRFDNRRLETKEHGEEGEEEFFAPIERNFTSYNGALGVKFQVLPALTARINGASGFRAPNLAELTANGSHEGTNRYEIGNSSLDNEQNFQLDLALEYRNEHFELFANAFHNKINNYIYLNPTGEFIEEDPVFEYFQNDARLYGGEARYSYSPPPYSLAAYRE, via the coding sequence TTGATTTTCAGGCTAAGTCTAAGGTTTGATAACCGAAGACTGGAGACCAAAGAACATGGAGAGGAAGGAGAAGAAGAATTTTTTGCACCTATTGAAAGAAATTTTACAAGTTATAATGGCGCTCTGGGTGTAAAATTTCAGGTTTTACCTGCCCTGACTGCTCGAATTAACGGCGCGTCAGGATTCCGTGCCCCAAACCTGGCCGAACTTACCGCCAATGGAAGCCACGAAGGTACTAACAGGTATGAAATAGGAAATTCTTCTCTGGACAATGAACAAAATTTCCAGCTGGACCTCGCATTGGAATATAGAAACGAGCATTTTGAATTATTTGCAAATGCTTTCCACAACAAAATAAATAATTATATCTACCTGAACCCAACCGGAGAATTTATTGAAGAAGATCCTGTTTTTGAATATTTCCAGAATGATGCAAGGTTATATGGTGGAGAAGCTAGGTATTCATATTCACCCCCACCCTATTCACTGGCTGCATATAGAGAGTAG
- the msrA gene encoding peptide-methionine (S)-S-oxide reductase MsrA encodes MEERDLEKATLAGGCFWCTEAVFQRLKGVYKVIPGFTGGTIKNPAYREVVTTAGLSHAESIEIQFDPSEITYAELLYIFFSTHDPTTLNRQQYDVGTHYRSAIFYHSEEQKTIALEVKRELENEKIFKNAIVTEVSEAGGFYPAEPEHLEYYNKHREQQYCQAIIDPKIKKLKELYSEKLKQAEA; translated from the coding sequence ATGGAAGAAAGAGATTTAGAAAAGGCAACTCTGGCCGGAGGATGTTTCTGGTGTACAGAAGCGGTTTTTCAAAGATTGAAAGGTGTGTATAAAGTAATTCCGGGATTTACCGGAGGAACGATAAAAAATCCTGCATATCGGGAAGTTGTTACCACGGCAGGACTAAGCCATGCTGAGTCTATAGAAATTCAATTTGATCCTTCAGAAATTACCTATGCTGAGTTACTTTATATATTTTTCAGCACCCACGATCCTACAACATTAAACAGGCAGCAATATGACGTTGGGACTCACTATAGAAGTGCAATTTTCTACCATTCTGAAGAGCAAAAAACTATAGCACTTGAGGTAAAAAGAGAATTGGAAAATGAAAAGATATTTAAGAATGCCATAGTTACAGAAGTATCAGAGGCCGGAGGATTTTATCCTGCAGAACCTGAACATTTAGAATATTATAATAAACATAGGGAGCAGCAGTATTGCCAGGCAATTATTGATCCTAAAATCAAAAAATTAAAGGAACTATATTCTGAAAAACTTAAACAGGCAGAGGCATAG
- a CDS encoding ABC transporter ATP-binding protein, whose protein sequence is MIYAENIHKYYGDLHVLKGVNLLIEKSEIVSIVGASGAGKTTLLQILGTLDQPEQEKNSILKINDIDIYSQSPRKLSKFRNEQIGFIFQFHQLLPEFTALENICIPAFIKNTSKTVAEKRAMELLEFLGLTARAHHKPSEMSGGEQQRIAVARSLINNPAVIYADEPSGNLDSESAENLHKLFFRLREEFQQTFVIVTHNEELANMADRKLTMVDGEII, encoded by the coding sequence ATGATCTACGCAGAAAATATCCATAAGTACTACGGGGACCTCCACGTTTTAAAGGGTGTTAATCTTCTTATCGAAAAAAGTGAAATAGTTTCAATTGTGGGAGCTTCCGGGGCTGGGAAAACTACTCTGCTACAAATATTAGGTACCCTGGACCAGCCGGAACAGGAAAAGAACAGCATCTTAAAGATTAATGACATTGATATTTACTCTCAAAGCCCTAGGAAACTTTCAAAGTTCAGAAATGAACAAATAGGATTTATCTTTCAGTTTCATCAGTTATTACCTGAATTTACAGCCCTTGAAAATATTTGTATTCCGGCTTTTATAAAAAACACTTCAAAGACAGTAGCAGAGAAACGAGCTATGGAATTGCTGGAATTTTTAGGGCTTACCGCTAGAGCTCACCACAAACCTTCAGAAATGAGCGGAGGAGAGCAACAGAGAATTGCGGTCGCACGATCTCTTATAAATAATCCCGCAGTAATTTATGCCGACGAACCTTCAGGAAATCTTGATAGTGAATCTGCAGAAAACCTTCACAAATTGTTCTTTCGTCTTCGCGAAGAATTTCAGCAAACATTTGTTATTGTAACCCATAATGAAGAATTGGCTAATATGGCCGACAGGAAGTTAACCATGGTTGACGGAGAAATTATATAA
- a CDS encoding TIGR02757 family protein has translation MRKAELKNFLDQKVNEYNNPTFIETDPISIPHRFTKKEDIEIAGFLSSTIAWGNRKSILKNASHLMDLLWNSPHDFVLNHTTRDLLQLNNFVHRTFNGADLQYFILSLKNIYTNHHGLESIFERYAEPDNLQISIHQFKKIFFELQHLPRTEKHVSDPLKNSAAKRINMFLRWMVRKDNRNVDFGIWEKIHPSQLSCPLDVHSGNTARKLGLLKRKQNDAKALTELDEALRKLDAEDPVKYDFALFGLGVFEKFNKI, from the coding sequence TTGAGAAAAGCCGAATTAAAAAACTTTTTGGATCAAAAAGTAAACGAGTACAATAATCCCACTTTTATTGAAACTGACCCTATTTCTATTCCCCACAGGTTTACAAAAAAAGAGGACATAGAAATCGCTGGCTTTCTCTCCTCTACTATAGCCTGGGGAAACAGAAAAAGTATTTTAAAGAATGCTTCTCATTTAATGGACTTGTTATGGAATTCTCCACACGATTTTGTTTTAAACCATACGACCAGGGACCTTCTACAGCTTAATAATTTTGTACATCGCACCTTTAACGGGGCCGATTTGCAATACTTTATTCTATCACTTAAAAACATTTATACAAATCACCACGGGCTTGAATCGATATTTGAAAGATATGCTGAACCGGATAATTTGCAAATAAGTATTCATCAATTCAAGAAAATATTTTTTGAACTTCAGCATTTACCCAGAACTGAAAAGCATGTTAGTGATCCTCTTAAAAATTCAGCTGCAAAACGCATTAATATGTTCCTTAGATGGATGGTGAGAAAAGATAATCGCAATGTGGATTTTGGAATTTGGGAGAAAATACATCCTTCACAACTCTCCTGTCCTTTAGATGTGCATTCAGGAAATACAGCACGAAAATTAGGACTCTTAAAGCGGAAGCAGAATGATGCGAAAGCACTAACAGAACTTGATGAAGCTTTAAGAAAGCTGGACGCTGAAGATCCGGTGAAATATGACTTTGCTCTTTTTGGTTTAGGAGTTTTTGAAAAATTTAACAAAATCTAA
- a CDS encoding GAF domain-containing protein: protein MKTHQHPVNEKQRLSALEELQLFPVIQEDNFDNITQLASFICKTPVSLITLIGKDKQYFKSKVGTELTEADRDISHCTHAILNPEELLEIPDTREDSRFSNNPYTVGNPPILFYAGMPLKASNGSAIGTLCVLDTQPRQLQNDEKIALKALARQVENLFELRRQNLDLNKTKNELKQRNHQLKDFA from the coding sequence ATGAAAACACACCAGCATCCTGTCAATGAGAAACAACGTCTATCAGCCCTTGAGGAACTTCAGTTATTTCCGGTAATTCAGGAAGACAACTTTGATAATATAACCCAGCTGGCCTCTTTTATTTGTAAAACCCCTGTATCTCTAATTACTCTCATAGGTAAAGACAAACAATATTTTAAGTCTAAAGTAGGAACAGAACTAACAGAGGCAGATCGCGATATTTCTCATTGTACCCACGCTATCCTTAATCCGGAAGAATTATTAGAGATTCCTGATACCAGGGAAGACAGTCGGTTTTCAAATAATCCTTACACCGTTGGAAATCCACCAATCCTGTTCTACGCTGGTATGCCGCTTAAAGCTTCAAACGGAAGTGCAATAGGTACATTGTGCGTCCTCGATACTCAACCACGACAGCTTCAAAATGATGAGAAAATTGCTCTCAAGGCTCTTGCACGCCAGGTAGAAAACCTGTTTGAATTAAGGCGCCAAAATCTTGATCTTAATAAAACAAAAAATGAACTAAAGCAAAGGAACCATCAACTAAAAGATTTTGCTTAG
- a CDS encoding HAMP domain-containing sensor histidine kinase, whose amino-acid sequence MPLANIILTADLLKAKYKTHFDEQGMEYLNYLKQSSFKLSNYVQGILEHYESDVVSDINHEEFDVHDLLEQIIDLLNINYDCEINLPEINKVLHCNRAALEQIFLNLIGNSLKYNEHEKIVITVNCEEDEKFYYFSVKDNGIGIPRDKQEEIFNLFTVVAEKDRKGNRGNGIGLSTVKKLVDSLGGEISVESKVNEGTLIRFSVKRTALC is encoded by the coding sequence ATGCCCCTCGCAAATATTATATTAACTGCAGATCTTTTAAAAGCTAAATACAAAACCCATTTTGATGAACAGGGTATGGAGTATCTCAATTATTTAAAGCAATCTTCCTTTAAATTAAGCAATTACGTGCAGGGAATCCTTGAGCATTATGAGAGCGATGTGGTAAGTGATATAAATCACGAAGAATTTGATGTTCACGATCTTCTGGAACAAATAATTGATTTGTTAAATATTAATTATGATTGTGAAATAAACCTACCTGAAATAAATAAGGTGTTGCATTGTAATCGTGCAGCCCTGGAGCAAATATTCCTGAATTTAATAGGGAATAGCTTAAAATATAATGAACACGAGAAAATTGTAATTACGGTAAATTGCGAAGAAGACGAAAAATTCTATTATTTCTCTGTAAAAGATAACGGGATTGGAATTCCAAGAGATAAGCAGGAGGAGATTTTTAATCTTTTTACGGTAGTCGCCGAAAAAGACAGGAAGGGGAACAGAGGTAATGGCATTGGGCTTTCTACTGTTAAAAAGCTGGTTGATTCTTTAGGCGGTGAAATTAGTGTGGAATCAAAGGTGAATGAAGGCACTTTAATTAGATTTTCAGTGAAAAGAACGGCCTTGTGTTAA